Genomic DNA from Magnolia sinica isolate HGM2019 chromosome 4, MsV1, whole genome shotgun sequence:
aacagtagggaGAATGAtgtccacaattgaaaccttcttagagcttACACTGATGTTTAGTTTTTCATCCAATTGGTTGATAAAGTCTCTCAgatctaaatgaagggaaaatacaaataattttgattcagaacttttgtaggccacaaatttttttcaataataatCATGCAATCTCTACaatttccttgtggtgtggtccacttgagatttggatatgcttactTTTGGGTTCATGACTTAAAATTAAGTGAAGAATGGCCGTGACAgtggggataaaacacacatatcatggtgggcccacaagctttgacaccagctagctggctggtttCTGAGTCACCAACCAAACCGTGTCCCCTGCCAtgctgccaccggccaatggctggtggtcagttctctgtgggccccaccatgatgtatgtgtttcatcaatttcgtccatttatttttttagatcattttatggtattatacaTAAAATGAGGTATAatctaatctcaagtggatcacattatagtaaacagtgttgaatgaacatcaaccattaaaaactttttgaggcccaTAAAAAcattggatcaaattgatatttatttcttttcccttaatctgggttttcatgacctaataaacagattggatgtcaaataaacagtacagtcggCCTTtgtaggatttaaatgatggatatccaatcactattgtgttcctgtggtgtggtccacctaaggtttatATCCCTCTCGCTTTTAGTACAAAGGCCTAAAatcatcttaaaaaatggatgaatggaattaatgaaatacatacatcatggtggtggggcccacagatcgccgaccaccagccaggggcagtagccaatccgttcccggtgacaggggaagtagccaatccgtttccgtctgtGGTACGGTGATGACCGTACCGAATCAAAACCAGAAAAGCCATAGTGGCAGTAGAGTAATTACATAGAAGGCAAGTGCTATATTTAGACGTCGTCCTGCGATACTACAAAGCTAGCCATGCGGACCAGTGCCTTCGTacatctctctgtctctctctagaGCATTCTCTCTGGTTAGGACGGGTTATTTTTTTACTCGGGCAATATTTCTTCCGCCATCTGTTATCTCGGGCCATTTTTTAAGCTGTTTTTAATGGCGGGATGAGGACAGATGTCCTTCAAAGGCAGAAGAACAGCTAGACCCAGAACCCCACAATCTGGTATCCTTTCTCCTTCgatttttctttcattgtttctccttttctcttcctTCCCTCTGTTGAAGCTCTTTTAATGGCGTTGATCTTGATGGGTGTCTGAGAAATATGTGAGAATAGCTTAAGAACTGGAAACCCATATTAGAATTCTCAGATgggtattttttgtttttttgtttttttttttttcaaatttcatccGCTGTTGCTCCATTTTTTCTCCCTTAAGCTTGTTTAAGCTCTTTTAGTGGTGATTTGGTAGATGGGTGTCTGTCAAATGTGGAAAAAAGCAGAAGGCCACATGGAAATTTCTTTTGGGCATTTCTCCTTTACCAATTTAGTTCACCTTTCATGCATTACAGGATGCTTTATTTTGGCTGATTCCTCTATTTCTGTGTGTTTTTTTACCTTCTCTGTTTTGGCTGATAATCTGTGAGATCTGTAAGGACAGTAGAAAAACCAGATCCAGATCAAAATAGCATCTGGGTGTATCATCTTCTACAGTCACCCATCTCCGATGTGTGAAAGAAGGTTCTCAGCCATTGATTTCTCTCAGTGGGTTCTTTCTTTGATTGAGGTCCTTCAACGCTTCCATGTAGACATATATCTGTCAAATATATTAAACATTTAAAGAAACAGAAGCCCATCTTCTTCCATTTACTTCCATCTCTGTTGGATGAGAGAAGGTTCTAAGCCATGAATGCTCTGTTTCTACATGTTGTTTTTTTGCCTTTGTTTCAAGCTATTTTCATGGAATCATGTTAACGAGTGTCTGTAATATAGGGTAGAAAAACAGAAGCTCGGATCTGGGTAGTTGTTCTTCTGCATTGTCATGAGGCTGGAATCCTCTGAAACCTGTTTTAGGCAGTGCATAAAACAATAGAGATCTTTGGGGtacaccatgttgtatatgttataTCGGCGAGTACACTCCTAGATATCAGGCCAtggggccaaaaatcagccagatacaTAACTGAGATGGGCCACAATGGTGGGTGTCTCACATCAAAACCCATTCATCTGGTTGGAATAaccaggatgaagtgaagataTGAAAATCAGTCTGATACAAAGCTCAGGCGGGCCACAAcctgtgaatttagaggttttaggcacaaTTCTATGTCTGCcatttgagggtttttttttttttttttaaaattattatcatGCACATCTTTTGCTTTTCATGTATAGTGAATGTAACGATTATCaccggatggacagagtggattccacatatacaacatggtgggcccaaagagcttTGGTGTTTTATGTGTTGTGTAAAACAGGCAAGGTAGAGGATTTGTGTAAAACAGGCATTGTAGAGGATTCCAATCCATTGGCTCCCATCTCTCATGCATGAACGGTGTTTTTGGCCATAAATACTATGATTCTCTAAGCTCTTTTAATGTCTGCATTTTCGTAGGTATCTGCAAAATATAGAAGAACAGTTAAAAGATTAGCATCCAGGCATTTTGCTTTCTCCAATTTTATCCACATCTAGTGCATGAAAGAAGTACTTCTCATGCATGGATTCTCTAAGGAAATCTTTCAAAACTCACGGGGCTTACAAGAGCATGGCTGGAGTGTTGGGTGATGGCCAAGAACAGCAGCCTATCCTCAGTCATGAAGATGATGGGGCAAGTTCAGCTGATCGTAGAGATGTGGCAGTGAAGATTAATGGCAGCAATGGAAATAACAGAGATCTTGAGCTTGGTGTTGACAACACAAACCAGGTATGGAGGGGATCAAGCTATGAATTTTGGAAAGAAGGTACGGCAGATGGAAGTGAGTTACAGCAGCCGGGGAATGGTGATGGTGGCTTCGATTTCCAGCAGCGGCACCCGATTGAAGATCCCCCGTCGAAGCTCATCGGGCAGTTCTTGCATAAACAGAAGGCGTCGGGGGAGATTTCGCTGGACATGGATCTGGAGATGGATGAGCTGCAGCAGGATCAACACCTTCCGCCCGTAAATGAGGATTCAAACCAGCAGCTGTCCATGTCGCCAAAGGAACTCAAGGTCTCATTCCAAGATCCATCAATGTCAGCACAACGTATCGAGATTGCAACGGAACCCGTCCGGCAGCGGCATGTGAGCTCTCCGGATAGCGACGATAAGCAGAATGAGATTTCATTGAAATCAGGAGAGGTCCTGAGATGCACTTCGAATTCTTCTTTCCATCGCAGCTCGAGCCTGTTGCAAGGCAAGACGAAGTCAAGGCTGATGGACCCACCAACCCTTGGAGATGAGGGGAAGAAATCAGGTATGGCGGCGAAATCCGGGCAGTTGAGATCGGGAATGATGGGGAAGGCGGATGAGGATGATGACGACCCTTTCCTCGATGAAGACCTCCCCGAAAAATTCAAGCAAGAAAAGCTTGGTGCAGTTACGGTTCTCCAATGGCTCAGCCTTGTCCTCATCTTGGCCGCACTAATTTGCAGCCTTTCAGTCCCCTTTTTAATAAGACGGACGTTATGGGATCTGCACCTTTGGAAATGGATAGTCATGGTTTTGGCTCTGATATGCGGGCAGTTGGTGTCTGGTTGGGTAATTCGGCTCGTTGTATTCTTCATCGAGAGGAATTTCCTTCTACGGAAAAGGGTCTTGTATTTTGTCTATGGCTTGCGGAAGGCAGTTCAAAACTGCCTGTGGTTAGGTCTGGTTTTAATTACTTGGCATTACATTTTTGACAAGAAGGTTGAGCGGGAGACAAAAAACAATGCATTGCCTTATGTGACCAAGATCCTGGTCTGCCTCTTGGTGGGCACATTGATTTGGCTTGTAAAGACGCTTCTACTTAAGGTCTTGGCTTCCTCTTTCCATGTGAGTACGTATTTTGATCGGATTCAAGACTCTCTGTTTAACCAGTATGTGATTGAGACGCTCTCAGGCCTGCCTCTAATTGAAAACCAACGTGTCATTGAAGAAGAACAGAAGGTTATGGCTGAGGTACAGATACTTCAGAATGCTGGCGCTAGGATGCCCGCTGACCTCAAAGATGCAGCAATGCCAAGCAAGAGTGGGCGGGTGATTGGGAGTGGCAGGCTCCAAAGGAGCCCACGTGTTGGGAATAAAAAGGTTTCCGGGGCAATTTCTATGCCTGAGGATGAGGGCATTACAATAGACCATCTACACAAACTCAACCAGAAGAATATCTCAGCTTGGAACATGAAGAGACTGATCAATATAATCAGGCACGGAGTTTTGTCCACCCTGGACGAGCGGATACTGGATTCTCATTCGAAACAGGAGGATGAGTCAATGATGCAGATTCGGAGTGAGTATGAGGCCAAAGCTGCAGCAAAGAAGATCTTCACTAACGTAGCTAAACCTGGATCTAAGTATGATTTCATCCTTTTCTTTGTATAAGTAGGACCCCATGGCTCAGTGATCCAAAACATTGATGTGATTGGACCCAATTTGGATGGCCCATTAACCAAAAATCTCCCAATAGAAAAATCACAACCCTTCAACACATGTCCAATAAAGCTATAGGTGGTTAATTAAGAAAATACAGCAATTCACAGTCAAACAAAAATGTCCAAAGTGATgttccaatcttcttcttcttcttctttgatatatatatatatatatatggtacatgaggtcgagctatgtgggccccactgtgaagtgtgtcaaacatctaccccatcagccagatgcaccattccatggtgggccatgggcttaaaaatcaagtcaatccatgacttgggtgggccacactacatacaacagttgagaggggttaccctcccattaaaacattcagaaTCATTTATTGGTCCCACTGAGatttggttcacaaatccagaccatccattgtgtgtgtcccacttggatgagggatcagactaagtttcagccttatccaaaactcaggtgggccccacaaagtgcttttatatgttttaggcatgtcttcacatggttttagatagtatggtccatctgaattccatatacggctgatttttaggatatcccataacctaaaggggacccatcaaatgcacggcgttgatgtttgacacacatcacggtggggcccacacagcttgacctcatgggaagttcccatgaggtcgaccttatagtaccatttcgctatatatatatatatatcaaaggctTGGATTGTTGAAGTATGTGCCCGTCTTGTTCAAAATAGAATACGTGCATACCGCACCAACTGTCAGGCTGATCATGGTGTTGCATAATTTCTTCTGTAATGTTGATGGCGTGGACGCTCATGAAATCTACAGGTATATCTGCCTCAATGATCTGATGCGTTTCTTGAGAGAAGATGAAGCTCTGAAGACTATGAGTCTCTTTGAAGGAGCAAGCGAAAGCAAGAGAGTTAGCAAAACTGCTCTCAAGAACTGGGTGGTAATGAATTTTGTTTCTTCCTCTCCTCAATTCTTGGTTGTAATGAACTGTGTTAGATGGGCATAGACAACTGAATGAAATTGTTGAGTTGCCTTGGTTCTGCTGGAGAAACAACCGAGTAGTGACTAGTCACTGTACAACTTGTTTGTTTTAGGCTGAGAAACTGAATTAGTTGTAAATTAGCAAGTCACACTTGGAAACTGAGTTTTGAAATTAGTATGGACACCATGGTTCTGAATATTGGTATTGGTGGGCATTTCTGCTCACCCAAAAAATGATACAATATGGGTGTCGTGTATTAGTATCGGCCCTGTAGTGGACCATATCAGTTGATTTTTTTTCCAAGTCAAAAAAATTAGTGAAAAATAATGGAAAATAAGTAAAAGAAAATAAGATATTCAAGAGTCTTAAAAAAAATCGTGTTTTGAATATGCATTCAATGGTTTATTTGACCATTCTTTGGTTAGAATGTTTTCTGTTGGACTTCTAGAAAGTCAACCAAATGCGccttaattgaacacaaatcaagcatgattcgGTTAATTAGGCCaatttacattgaaatacaacaaaaagaggaTGTAAACATGCAAAAAGGAGTTGGTTTAcctattttatctaatttttcccataatggtacATTCTAGTATAAAATGTTCTCTTAGCTTTTGGtatggttgaaaaaaaaaaggaagaggaaagatGAGAGGAAaatcaaaaacaaatatcaaatttggGCTTTTATGGTCGCATCAGCCTTTATAGGACCTGTATCGGTGCTGATATACCCCATATGATTGCAACAGGCCAATATGGCCCCCCTTTCTTCCTTGGGGTAAATGCAACCCCGTATCGCGTATCATACCAAGCTGACATGTATTCTTCAATTAATGATAGATATGAATGCATAGATTAAATTTTGTATATTGGTGCAACTCTATTAATCTCTCACCTCTATTATTGCAGGTGAATGCATTCAGAGAAAGGAGAGCTCTCTCGTTGACACTGAACGACACCAAAACAGCAGTGAACAAGCTCCACCAGATGGTCAACGTTGTTGTGGGCATCATTATAGTGGTCATCTGGCTTCTTATTCTTGGAATTGCAACCACCCATCTTCTGGTCTTTATTAGCTCGCAGCTCCTGGTTGTAGTTTTTGTCTTTGGAAACACCTGCAAGACTGTCTTTGAAGCAATCATCTTTTTATTTGCAATGCACCCCTTAGATGTGGGTGATCGTTGTGAAGTGGATGGAGTGCAGGTACAAAACTAACAAACTTAAAAAAAATCTTGTATATTTAACTTTTTTAGGGGGAACTTACAGGCCCCTATTTACACATGTGAATTACAGATGGTAGTTGAGGAGATGAACATCCTAACAACAGTCTTTCTAAGGTACGACAACCAGAAGATCTCATATCCTAACAGCGTGCTCTCCACCAAACCAATCGGCAATTTCTATCGAAGTCCTGACATGGGAGATGCAATTGAGTTCTCCATTCATGTTTCAACTCCGGTACAAAAGCTAGCTCACATGAAAGAAAGAATCAAGGAGTAAGTTTTGAAATGAGCTCTATTTCATTTATTGTTCTTTAGAATATGTTGTGTGCTTTATCATGACAGTCTCTGTTcactaccccaagtatagggttgcgatgtagtaataatctcggtaagaccgaggtcaaatccacagggactgaaccttgtacgtaatctgaaagtaaccagaactagaattggaagaagatgtaatctaaatcaggaaagtttaggaaaataatgatgaataaatttaactaaaacttctaaaattcaaaggtgggaaatttGTGAtttcaaggattcacttgtagagatcagggagatctacgcttgattcacgaactcaattggaatcagagtcccatcttcattcaATTGGAGgataaatcattaaaaatcacatctgaacttcctttgatctagttatcaatagaagataggtatgagaattagaattgattccatcacaaaaccatgcccatgagacaaagcaaacaacagaatttaaccaatccacattcaatctaagagagttatgaatgttaggaagggtttcatcatccaaccatgcccatgagatgatggcgtACAACAAGGCTCCCACGTtcataatccctataatgaaTAGAACATGCTCAGagccatcgcagatccattgtaatttaagtcgcaataaaccattaaagactaaaaatagTCCATGTAATCAAACTATAATTAGAGAGGgttcataaacataaatcaaaatcgTAGAAAActcctcatcacgctacaagcttcacctcttagctctagctaagaggtttagccaaccataatcaTGATCAACTAAAGGCTATTAAAGGAAAGACATAAacaaaac
This window encodes:
- the LOC131243224 gene encoding mechanosensitive ion channel protein 6-like, giving the protein MDSLRKSFKTHGAYKSMAGVLGDGQEQQPILSHEDDGASSADRRDVAVKINGSNGNNRDLELGVDNTNQVWRGSSYEFWKEGTADGSELQQPGNGDGGFDFQQRHPIEDPPSKLIGQFLHKQKASGEISLDMDLEMDELQQDQHLPPVNEDSNQQLSMSPKELKVSFQDPSMSAQRIEIATEPVRQRHVSSPDSDDKQNEISLKSGEVLRCTSNSSFHRSSSLLQGKTKSRLMDPPTLGDEGKKSGMAAKSGQLRSGMMGKADEDDDDPFLDEDLPEKFKQEKLGAVTVLQWLSLVLILAALICSLSVPFLIRRTLWDLHLWKWIVMVLALICGQLVSGWVIRLVVFFIERNFLLRKRVLYFVYGLRKAVQNCLWLGLVLITWHYIFDKKVERETKNNALPYVTKILVCLLVGTLIWLVKTLLLKVLASSFHVSTYFDRIQDSLFNQYVIETLSGLPLIENQRVIEEEQKVMAEVQILQNAGARMPADLKDAAMPSKSGRVIGSGRLQRSPRVGNKKVSGAISMPEDEGITIDHLHKLNQKNISAWNMKRLINIIRHGVLSTLDERILDSHSKQEDESMMQIRSEYEAKAAAKKIFTNVAKPGSKYICLNDLMRFLREDEALKTMSLFEGASESKRVSKTALKNWVVNAFRERRALSLTLNDTKTAVNKLHQMVNVVVGIIIVVIWLLILGIATTHLLVFISSQLLVVVFVFGNTCKTVFEAIIFLFAMHPLDVGDRCEVDGVQMVVEEMNILTTVFLRYDNQKISYPNSVLSTKPIGNFYRSPDMGDAIEFSIHVSTPVQKLAHMKERIKECIERNKEHWYPNPLIVVKDVDEMNKLKIAVWLQHRMNHQDMGERWIRRARLVEEMISVFRELDVEYRMVPLDVNVRNMTGSSSTRLPSTWATFT